A window of bacterium contains these coding sequences:
- a CDS encoding histidinol-phosphatase HisJ family protein → MIDYHIHTIFSDGSGTHEEYLKAAIKNGVTEIGFSDHICFKEVEWTMKTSDMPIVIEKIQNMNEESGIPIKLGIEMDFLPGRENEIKEFIEKYPFDYVIGSVHHIDDWCFDSPKQVKGYDKWDIYELYVLYFDLVRKAARTGLFDIIAHPDVIKKFGHRPTKNIDSILEETAKALKEGNVCIDINTSGLIKPCKEIYPGKRLLEMCHNKGVPITFGSDSHLPERVGADFDYAAKLVREVGYTKSVKFTGRKREFVEI, encoded by the coding sequence ATGATAGATTATCACATACATACGATTTTTTCGGATGGGAGCGGTACGCATGAAGAATATCTAAAAGCGGCTATAAAGAACGGGGTAACAGAAATCGGATTTTCAGACCATATATGTTTCAAAGAAGTCGAATGGACTATGAAAACTTCGGATATGCCTATTGTGATTGAAAAAATTCAAAATATGAACGAAGAATCGGGAATCCCAATTAAACTTGGCATTGAAATGGATTTTTTGCCCGGACGTGAAAACGAAATAAAAGAATTTATAGAAAAATACCCCTTTGATTATGTAATCGGGTCAGTTCACCATATAGATGATTGGTGTTTCGACAGTCCCAAACAAGTCAAAGGATACGATAAATGGGACATATATGAATTATACGTTTTGTATTTTGATTTAGTCAGAAAAGCTGCCAGGACAGGATTATTTGACATTATAGCACATCCCGATGTCATAAAAAAATTTGGGCATAGACCTACGAAAAACATTGATAGTATATTGGAAGAAACCGCCAAAGCGCTCAAAGAGGGTAACGTGTGTATAGATATCAATACAAGCGGATTAATAAAACCCTGTAAAGAGATTTACCCGGGGAAGCGATTATTAGAGATGTGCCATAACAAAGGAGTGCCTATTACTTTTGGTTCGGATTCTCATTTGCCGGAAAGAGTTGGCGCAGATTTTGATTATGCCGCAAAATTGGTTAGAGAAGTAGGATATACTAAAAGTGTCAAATTTACCGGAAGAAAAAGAGAATTTGTAGAGATATAA
- a CDS encoding T9SS type A sorting domain-containing protein, whose protein sequence is MRGLFVGIGICIALSYSFADAPTTLWEKTFGGASTDMGYSVKQTIDGGYVMTGSTNSYGAGGSDVWLVKTDASGNTLWTKTFGDSGNDMGYTVQQTFDRGYIITGYTDIYDTDTSDFWLVKTDSLGDTLWTRSWGTPGYCDYGFSGQQTSDSGYIVTGCWHGASDYDLYLVKTDVSGDTLWTKTFGDTAQNWGESVQQTFDNGYIIAGRTTINNEGVIWLLKTDASGDTVWTKTLNKTPWGKGRAVQQTFDSGYIVIGYTIADTEDICLIKTDSNGDTLWTRTFGGNSSDISYSVQQTSDSGYVLIGYTKSYGAGNYDAWLIKTDASGDTLWTKTFGGSAQDRGYSVQETKDKGYIMTGWTASSGAGSYDLWLIRLSGVGVEEKLNIETPSITLMASQNPFVKSTVLTYQIPITSKVSLAIYDISGSCVKTLVNAEKGAGSYSINLTAKELKTGVYFVQLTTGTFKTTKKITVIR, encoded by the coding sequence ATGAGAGGTTTATTTGTAGGAATTGGTATATGCATAGCTTTATCCTATAGTTTTGCCGATGCGCCAACTACATTATGGGAAAAAACTTTTGGCGGGGCATCTACTGATATGGGTTATTCCGTTAAACAGACTATTGATGGCGGATACGTTATGACAGGCAGTACAAATTCTTACGGTGCCGGTGGCAGTGATGTTTGGCTTGTAAAAACGGATGCATCCGGAAATACTTTATGGACAAAGACTTTTGGTGATAGTGGTAACGATATGGGGTATACAGTTCAACAGACTTTTGACAGAGGATATATTATAACAGGATATACGGATATTTATGATACCGACACAAGTGATTTTTGGCTTGTAAAAACAGATTCCTTAGGTGATACTCTTTGGACAAGGAGTTGGGGAACACCGGGTTACTGCGATTATGGTTTTTCAGGGCAACAAACTTCGGATAGTGGGTATATCGTAACGGGATGTTGGCATGGAGCTTCAGACTATGATTTATATCTTGTAAAAACGGATGTTTCAGGAGATACATTATGGACAAAGACTTTTGGCGATACTGCACAAAACTGGGGAGAATCCGTTCAACAGACTTTTGATAATGGGTATATCATAGCAGGACGTACAACTATTAATAATGAAGGTGTTATCTGGTTACTTAAAACAGACGCATCGGGCGATACCGTATGGACTAAAACCCTGAACAAAACTCCCTGGGGCAAGGGTCGGGCAGTGCAACAAACTTTTGATAGCGGGTATATTGTAATAGGGTATACTATTGCCGATACCGAAGATATTTGTCTTATAAAAACAGATTCAAACGGAGACACTTTGTGGACAAGGACTTTTGGCGGGAATTCTTCGGATATAAGTTATTCAGTTCAACAAACTTCTGATAGCGGGTACGTACTAATAGGATATACAAAATCTTACGGCGCAGGTAATTATGATGCATGGCTTATAAAAACGGATGCATCCGGTGACACGTTATGGACAAAGACTTTTGGCGGAAGCGCTCAGGATAGGGGATATTCAGTTCAAGAGACCAAAGATAAGGGTTACATAATGACAGGGTGGACAGCTTCTTCCGGAGCCGGTTCATATGATTTATGGTTAATAAGGCTTTCAGGGGTAGGAGTGGAAGAAAAATTAAACATCGAAACCCCTTCGATTACGCTTATGGCAAGTCAAAATCCGTTTGTGAAGTCAACGGTTCTCACCTATCAAATTCCGATTACAAGTAAAGTTTCATTGGCGATTTATGATATTTCGGGAAGTTGTGTGAAGACATTAGTTAACGCTGAGAAAGGGGCAGGAAGTTATAGTATTAATTTGACCGCGAAAGAACTTAAAACAGGGGTATATTTTGTGCAATTAACTACGGGGACATTTAAGACAACGAAAAAGATTACAGTTATAAGATAA
- a CDS encoding phosphate acyltransferase, which produces MIRNFEALLKEAKAKGPKNIVVSGGDDAVAIEELQVAKGIGLINKVFLVGDKEKIGKFQTSFEVVSASAEETPLIAAQIAGRGEADIIMKGKVSTSAFLKGVLDKSTGLRIGRTMSHIAVMSTKFYDKLLFITDGGMNIYPNLEVKSDILMNAVDFAHKLGIECPKVAIVCAIEVPNPDMPETMDAVELVKMAGDKKFGVCEVAGPFALDLAVSSKACELKGIKHSVCGDADILIMPNIAAGNISAKSMIYLGGASIAGAVMGAKLPCVMLSRSDSKDTKLNSIALGVVSC; this is translated from the coding sequence ATGATAAGGAATTTTGAAGCTTTATTAAAGGAAGCAAAAGCAAAAGGACCGAAAAATATTGTAGTAAGTGGCGGAGACGATGCTGTTGCGATAGAAGAACTTCAAGTTGCAAAAGGAATCGGACTTATTAATAAAGTTTTTCTCGTCGGAGATAAAGAAAAGATAGGAAAATTCCAGACTTCTTTTGAAGTTGTTTCTGCAAGCGCCGAAGAAACTCCTTTAATTGCGGCACAAATCGCGGGTAGGGGAGAGGCGGATATTATTATGAAAGGCAAAGTATCAACTTCGGCATTTCTTAAGGGAGTTCTGGACAAGTCTACAGGGCTCAGAATTGGCAGGACAATGTCTCATATTGCAGTTATGTCAACGAAGTTTTATGATAAGTTGCTTTTCATAACCGACGGCGGGATGAACATTTATCCGAATCTTGAAGTGAAATCAGATATTTTAATGAATGCGGTTGATTTTGCGCACAAATTGGGTATAGAATGCCCTAAAGTAGCGATAGTCTGCGCAATAGAAGTCCCGAATCCGGATATGCCCGAAACTATGGATGCTGTTGAACTTGTGAAAATGGCAGGGGACAAGAAATTTGGCGTTTGCGAGGTGGCAGGACCTTTTGCGCTTGACCTTGCGGTATCATCAAAGGCTTGTGAATTAAAGGGAATAAAGCATTCCGTATGCGGAGATGCGGACATTTTAATTATGCCTAACATAGCGGCAGGAAATATATCCGCAAAATCTATGATTTATCTTGGCGGAGCATCTATTGCCGGAGCAGTTATGGGGGCGAAATTGCCGTGCGTAATGTTGTCACGTTCGGATTCGAAAGATACTAAACTGAATTCCATAGCGCTTGGAGTGGTGAGCTGTTAG
- a CDS encoding sigma-70 family RNA polymerase sigma factor has protein sequence MIQYIEKILKLVDENNEVTFKQLNDLLPSDVISPQAFEKIIAELETVGIKVVEELHIKNIPKKVVVETEKFENPTKTYFKEIGSVLLLSRDEEVRLAKSIEEKYRTLAMAVFSTTFTINELLKYQKKVEQRKIPPEEFIRITIPAPSAEFIEKERRRILDTMNLVRKKRNEIAPLLNRKNANPLIIKQKKRGIKEALLKLDLQYGYIDEILSRLKIFSEKIGLKEEKVKCTGKKLLLKKVIKQCEEEIGMKRPNFDKLLKEIENYELILTGAKQQLAYANVRLVISIAKRYMNRGLEFTDLIQEGNEGLMKAVTKFDYRKGYKFSTYASWWIRQAITRAIADQARTIRVPIHITEIIHRVLRETRLLLQEYGKEPTPEEIASRLDIPVTKVKSVFLIAQDIISLDRPIGDDGDSFLGDFIADGSEASPTYSISRVLLKERLEEVLKDLSKKEQKVIELRFGLHGHQPKTLEEIGLIFDVTRERIRQIEQKALKKLKYKERRKKLEPLLELLQDTPLPRQ, from the coding sequence ATGATACAATATATAGAAAAAATACTCAAACTTGTGGATGAGAACAATGAAGTAACTTTTAAACAACTAAATGACCTGCTTCCAAGTGATGTAATATCTCCCCAGGCATTTGAGAAAATCATTGCCGAACTGGAAACGGTTGGTATTAAAGTCGTAGAAGAATTGCATATAAAAAACATCCCAAAGAAAGTAGTTGTTGAAACAGAAAAGTTTGAAAACCCTACAAAAACTTATTTCAAGGAAATAGGAAGCGTTTTACTACTATCGCGCGATGAAGAAGTAAGACTTGCAAAATCCATAGAAGAAAAATACAGAACTTTAGCGATGGCAGTGTTTTCAACCACGTTTACTATAAATGAGTTGTTGAAATACCAGAAGAAAGTCGAACAACGAAAGATTCCGCCTGAAGAATTCATCAGGATAACTATACCTGCCCCATCTGCAGAATTCATAGAAAAGGAAAGAAGGCGCATACTGGATACTATGAATCTTGTCAGAAAAAAAAGAAACGAAATTGCTCCATTATTAAATAGAAAGAACGCAAATCCTCTTATTATCAAGCAAAAAAAGCGTGGTATAAAAGAAGCCCTTCTAAAACTTGATTTGCAATACGGATATATAGATGAAATCCTTTCAAGACTTAAAATATTTTCCGAAAAAATAGGACTCAAAGAAGAAAAAGTTAAATGTACAGGTAAAAAGTTACTGCTCAAAAAAGTAATTAAACAATGTGAAGAAGAAATCGGTATGAAAAGACCGAACTTTGATAAACTCCTAAAAGAAATAGAAAATTATGAACTTATATTAACGGGAGCTAAACAACAGCTTGCTTACGCTAACGTCAGATTGGTGATTTCAATAGCAAAACGCTATATGAACAGAGGTCTTGAATTTACCGATTTAATACAGGAAGGTAACGAAGGGCTGATGAAAGCCGTTACCAAATTTGATTATAGAAAAGGTTACAAGTTTTCCACCTATGCAAGTTGGTGGATTAGACAGGCTATTACGAGAGCAATTGCTGACCAGGCAAGAACAATAAGAGTCCCAATTCATATAACGGAAATAATTCACCGCGTATTAAGGGAAACACGTCTTTTATTACAGGAGTACGGTAAAGAACCTACACCGGAAGAGATAGCATCAAGACTTGATATTCCGGTCACTAAAGTAAAATCCGTCTTCCTTATAGCACAGGATATTATTTCTCTTGATCGACCAATCGGTGACGACGGGGATTCTTTCCTCGGAGATTTTATTGCAGACGGAAGCGAAGCATCTCCTACTTATTCCATATCAAGAGTTTTATTAAAAGAAAGATTGGAAGAAGTATTAAAAGACCTTAGCAAAAAAGAACAAAAAGTAATAGAATTGCGATTCGGTCTACACGGGCATCAACCTAAAACTCTTGAAGAAATAGGCTTAATTTTTGACGTAACAAGAGAAAGAATAAGACAGATAGAACAAAAGGCACTCAAAAAGCTAAAATACAAAGAAAGAAGAAAGAAGTTAGAGCCTTTATTGGAATTACTCCAGGATACTCCTTTACCGAGACAGTAA
- a CDS encoding slipin family protein gives MFGLTPAIMFVVIFAIIILANAIRILPEYERGVVFRLGRFVGVRGPGFVLIFPGIDRLTRIPLRVVTFDMPPQDVITHDNVSIKVSAVVFYRVVDPGKALIAVQDYLYATSQISQTTLRSILGQVDLDELLANRDKINKEIQVIIDEQTDPWGIKISLVEIKHVDLSDEMKRAMAKQAEAERERRAKVIHALGEFEASEKLREAADVLAKSGAALQLRYLQTLTEIATEKNSTIIFPLPLELVRPFLEKIPTNKG, from the coding sequence ATGTTTGGTTTAACACCTGCAATAATGTTTGTTGTGATTTTCGCAATTATAATACTTGCGAACGCAATAAGAATACTGCCCGAATATGAAAGAGGCGTAGTATTCAGACTCGGTAGGTTTGTTGGAGTAAGAGGCCCCGGATTTGTACTTATATTTCCCGGTATTGACAGACTTACGAGAATTCCGTTAAGAGTCGTAACTTTTGATATGCCGCCACAGGACGTAATAACTCACGATAACGTTTCAATAAAAGTAAGCGCGGTTGTTTTTTATAGAGTAGTTGACCCCGGTAAAGCGCTTATAGCGGTTCAGGATTATCTTTATGCAACATCGCAGATTTCCCAGACTACATTAAGAAGTATTTTAGGACAGGTAGATTTGGACGAATTACTTGCAAATAGAGATAAAATCAACAAAGAAATACAGGTAATAATAGATGAACAGACAGATCCGTGGGGTATAAAGATATCGCTTGTGGAAATAAAACACGTTGATTTATCTGACGAGATGAAACGTGCAATGGCGAAACAGGCAGAAGCCGAAAGAGAAAGAAGAGCCAAAGTCATACACGCGCTTGGTGAATTTGAAGCATCGGAAAAATTAAGAGAAGCAGCGGACGTTTTGGCCAAATCCGGAGCAGCATTGCAGTTAAGATATTTGCAGACATTGACCGAGATTGCAACTGAAAAGAACTCTACGATTATATTCCCATTACCGTTGGAACTTGTGAGACCGTTTTTAGAGAAAATTCCTACGAATAAAGGGTAA
- a CDS encoding T9SS type A sorting domain-containing protein, with amino-acid sequence MLNKVKSASGGKKYNLLFYIVFNIIACNGFSQGAGWTVYDTSNSELPNNRVVAIAIEGMPSGAKWIGTWKGGLAKFDDTNWIVYDTSNSGLSGNIIDALGIEETTGDKWVGIYDGGGLAKFDDTNWTLYDTSNSGMPDNVLGVLEIAIDGSNKWIGTYAGLIKFDGTDWTVFNTSNSGLPDDYVFALAIEGSNIWVGTLNGGLAKFDGTNWTVFNTSNSSLPYNMVYALGVEGTNIWIGIYGGGLVKFDGTNWTVFNASNSGLSSNYVNSLAIEGTTGDIWIGTQGGGLVRFDGTNWTVFNESNSGLPHNGVLALAIEGNNIWVGTYGGLAVYNTVGIEEKSKIKNPSTTLRASQNPFVKSTVISYTIPPNNDYTNTRLTIYDIMGSCVKTLVNGEKAAGSYSINLNAKELRTGVYFVTLNAGNYKTTKKLTVIR; translated from the coding sequence ATGTTGAACAAAGTGAAATCCGCCTCAGGTGGGAAAAAATATAATTTATTATTTTATATTGTTTTTAATATAATTGCGTGTAATGGATTTTCTCAGGGGGCAGGCTGGACTGTATATGACACTTCAAATTCTGAGTTACCGAATAACCGTGTCGTTGCTATTGCAATAGAAGGGATGCCTAGCGGCGCAAAGTGGATTGGCACCTGGAAGGGTGGACTTGCAAAGTTTGACGATACAAATTGGATTGTTTATGACACTTCAAATTCCGGGTTATCAGGTAACATTATTGATGCTCTTGGAATAGAAGAAACGACTGGCGATAAATGGGTTGGAATTTATGATGGTGGCGGGCTTGCGAAGTTTGACGATACAAATTGGACTTTATATGATACTTCAAATTCCGGGATGCCTGATAATGTCCTTGGTGTCCTTGAAATTGCAATAGATGGAAGTAATAAATGGATTGGTACATATGCTGGTCTTATAAAATTTGATGGCACGGATTGGACTGTGTTCAATACCTCAAATTCAGGTTTGCCCGATGACTATGTCTTTGCGCTTGCAATAGAAGGAAGCAATATATGGGTTGGTACTTTGAATGGCGGGCTTGCGAAGTTTGACGGCACGAACTGGACTGTGTTCAACACCTCAAATTCCAGTTTGCCTTATAATATGGTCTATGCTCTGGGGGTAGAAGGAACTAATATATGGATTGGAATTTATGGTGGCGGTCTTGTAAAATTTGATGGCACAAACTGGACTGTATTCAACGCTTCAAATTCCGGTTTGTCTTCTAACTATGTCAATTCTCTTGCAATAGAAGGGACGACTGGCGATATCTGGATTGGAACTCAGGGAGGCGGGCTTGTGAGGTTTGACGGTACTAACTGGACTGTGTTCAATGAATCAAATTCCGGGTTGCCTCATAACGGGGTACTTGCACTTGCGATAGAAGGGAATAATATTTGGGTTGGCACTTATGGTGGGCTTGCAGTATATAATACGGTAGGAATAGAAGAAAAATCAAAAATCAAAAACCCTTCGACTACGCTCAGGGCAAGTCAAAATCCGTTTGTAAAGTCAACCGTTATTAGTTATACTATTCCTCCGAATAACGATTATACTAATACACGATTAACGATTTATGACATAATGGGCAGTTGTGTTAAGACATTAGTAAATGGGGAGAAAGCGGCAGGAAGTTATAGTATTAATTTAAACGCGAAAGAATTGAGAACGGGAGTGTATTTTGTGACACTTAATGCGGGGAATTACAAAACGACGAAGAAACTGACAGTTATAAGATAA
- the rpsU gene encoding 30S ribosomal protein S21 yields MVTEHVKDDESFESAYKRFKRRCEKEQIFWEFKRHEHYEKPSQKKREAFKNRDK; encoded by the coding sequence ATGGTAACTGAACACGTAAAGGATGACGAGTCCTTTGAATCTGCCTACAAAAGATTTAAGAGACGTTGTGAAAAAGAGCAAATTTTTTGGGAATTTAAAAGGCACGAGCATTACGAAAAGCCGTCACAAAAAAAGAGAGAAGCTTTTAAAAACAGAGATAAGTGA
- the sucD gene encoding succinate--CoA ligase subunit alpha, which yields MAVIIKKGTETIIQGITGANAQLHTKFMLEYGTKVVGGVTPGKGGEKVHNVPVYDTVSECMRKHPDIEVSSIWVPARFAKDAILEAIDAGVKTVIVITERIPIHDMLYVRKIAEEKGTLVIGGNTPGIISPGESLVGMLPGITFSKGRIGTVARSGAITYYIANSLTLAGMGESTSVGLGGDPVLGTNFDGILKLFDEDKDTDAVVMAGELGGVCEETAAKFIKNMHKPVIAFIAGKAAPKGKRLGHAGAIIEGNMGTVESKITALKEAGAIISETLSEIPDLIKKAI from the coding sequence ATGGCGGTAATCATAAAAAAAGGTACAGAAACTATTATTCAAGGAATTACGGGAGCTAATGCGCAACTTCATACTAAATTTATGCTCGAATACGGGACAAAAGTTGTCGGCGGTGTTACTCCCGGAAAAGGTGGAGAAAAAGTTCATAATGTTCCTGTTTATGATACTGTAAGCGAATGTATGCGGAAACATCCAGATATTGAAGTGTCCTCTATATGGGTGCCCGCGAGATTTGCAAAAGATGCGATCCTTGAAGCTATAGATGCGGGCGTAAAAACTGTAATTGTGATAACCGAACGAATCCCAATTCACGATATGTTATATGTAAGAAAAATAGCCGAAGAAAAAGGGACTCTAGTAATCGGAGGAAATACGCCGGGTATTATTTCACCCGGGGAATCCCTTGTCGGTATGCTGCCGGGAATAACTTTTTCAAAAGGAAGAATAGGAACTGTTGCAAGGAGTGGAGCGATAACGTATTACATAGCGAACTCATTGACTCTTGCAGGAATGGGAGAATCAACTTCCGTGGGATTAGGTGGCGACCCTGTTCTTGGAACTAATTTTGACGGCATATTGAAACTGTTTGATGAAGACAAAGATACTGATGCAGTCGTTATGGCAGGTGAACTTGGTGGTGTTTGCGAGGAAACAGCAGCTAAATTTATTAAGAATATGCATAAACCCGTAATTGCGTTCATAGCAGGAAAAGCAGCTCCAAAAGGTAAACGACTTGGACACGCAGGCGCTATAATTGAAGGTAATATGGGAACGGTAGAAAGCAAAATAACTGCATTAAAAGAAGCCGGCGCTATAATTTCGGAAACCTTATCAGAAATTCCTGATTTGATCAAGAAAGCCATATGA
- the dnaG gene encoding DNA primase yields MKISQEIITQIKEANPIEVVLGSYLSLKKAGKNYKALCPFHNEKTPSFLISPEKGIYHCFGCGKSGNVFTFIMEHNNLNFNDAVKTLAEKAGIKLQTTASNNENDELYRANEFAAEFFHSILLKNKQGPAWSWIKSRGMNESTIETFMLGYAPVEPILLEKAKTNKINTRDLEKLGLINNGRPSFRHKIIFPIRNRWNKVLGFGTRVLDDSEPKYINSMESPLFKKGNILYGLYETGKFLKEEAILVEGYMDLITLQQAGINNVVASMGTSLTETQAKALKLYTDKVIILYDGDQSGIKAAERAIDILLSASLEVKVLILPDNEDPDSFIRKFGKIDFSKAQSFEEFKFKNCATVEEKSALIKNFQQTLSKIPDEIRRELWATEIAQKLNINKKFLLESSQQNLHLIKRTVYHKNMETLEAELLGLASSSSKVSEILMKESFDATTVELKPFFDMVYKGIKCSELLNEISDETLKNTVTTASFLLENPEVDLEKMTRDYVNRIIKMKKNIRKDEIRKIIEKGTVSEETLREYQQLINS; encoded by the coding sequence GTGAAAATTTCCCAGGAAATAATAACCCAAATTAAAGAAGCTAATCCAATTGAAGTAGTATTAGGTTCATATCTGTCCCTGAAGAAGGCAGGGAAAAATTATAAAGCGTTGTGTCCTTTTCATAACGAGAAGACGCCTTCTTTTCTTATATCTCCTGAAAAAGGCATATACCATTGTTTCGGGTGTGGAAAATCCGGCAATGTATTCACCTTTATAATGGAACATAACAACCTTAACTTTAATGATGCCGTAAAAACCCTTGCGGAAAAAGCAGGGATAAAGTTACAAACCACCGCTTCAAATAATGAAAACGACGAATTATACAGGGCAAATGAATTTGCTGCGGAATTCTTTCATTCTATACTTCTAAAAAACAAACAGGGACCTGCGTGGAGTTGGATTAAAAGTCGGGGAATGAATGAATCTACCATAGAAACATTTATGCTTGGGTATGCGCCCGTAGAACCTATACTTTTAGAAAAAGCTAAAACTAATAAAATAAATACTAGAGATTTAGAAAAACTTGGGCTTATTAATAATGGAAGACCATCCTTTAGACATAAAATCATATTTCCTATTAGAAACAGATGGAACAAAGTATTGGGCTTCGGGACAAGGGTTCTTGATGACTCTGAACCCAAGTATATAAACTCTATGGAATCCCCCTTATTCAAAAAGGGAAATATATTATACGGATTATACGAGACGGGCAAATTCCTTAAAGAAGAAGCTATTCTTGTAGAAGGATATATGGATTTAATTACTCTGCAACAAGCCGGAATAAACAATGTAGTAGCAAGTATGGGAACTTCTCTTACTGAGACGCAAGCAAAAGCATTAAAACTCTATACAGACAAGGTAATAATTCTTTACGATGGTGACCAGAGTGGGATTAAAGCTGCAGAAAGAGCTATAGATATTTTATTAAGCGCTTCACTTGAGGTAAAAGTATTAATCCTCCCTGATAATGAAGACCCGGATTCATTTATTAGAAAATTTGGCAAAATAGATTTTTCCAAAGCACAAAGTTTTGAGGAATTTAAATTTAAAAACTGCGCAACTGTTGAAGAAAAATCTGCCTTAATAAAAAATTTCCAGCAAACTTTATCTAAAATACCTGATGAAATAAGGCGAGAACTATGGGCTACGGAAATTGCTCAGAAACTAAATATAAATAAAAAATTTTTATTAGAATCTTCTCAGCAAAATCTGCATCTAATAAAAAGAACAGTATATCATAAAAACATGGAAACTTTAGAAGCTGAATTACTTGGACTTGCATCATCATCGTCTAAAGTATCTGAGATACTCATGAAAGAGTCGTTTGATGCTACAACAGTCGAATTGAAACCCTTTTTTGATATGGTTTACAAAGGAATAAAATGTTCGGAATTACTCAATGAAATATCGGACGAAACCCTTAAAAACACTGTTACAACTGCTAGCTTTTTACTTGAGAACCCGGAAGTAGATTTAGAGAAAATGACCAGAGACTATGTTAACCGTATAATCAAGATGAAAAAAAACATACGGAAAGATGAAATTCGTAAGATAATAGAAAAAGGAACAGTTTCTGAAGAAACTTTAAGAGAATATCAACAACTTATAAATTCTTAA
- the mtnA gene encoding S-methyl-5-thioribose-1-phosphate isomerase, producing the protein MKLNFSTISWENGIVKILDQTLLPNEETYKIIQTPSEMAEAIKSLRVRGAPLIGIAAAYGVALAVKNTNKKEEIESAIKLLESTRPTAYNLFYSLNRVKKVLSKTTDLQAFIEEADKLKNEDEETCFKIGEYGVSLIPKNARCMTHCNAGALATAGIGTALAPIYLARDEISNVFVPETRPVLQGARLTAWELTRNNIPATLICDSARGYVLSKGMVDLCIVGADRITRNGDTANKIGTYALAVLAKTNNVPFYVAAPYGTIDTSIESGDKIDIELRGEEEIKKIKGVEIAPKEIKALNPAFDVTPAEYITAFITENGIQKPPFATNR; encoded by the coding sequence ATGAAATTAAATTTTTCCACAATCTCGTGGGAAAATGGAATAGTAAAGATCCTCGACCAGACTTTATTGCCCAATGAGGAGACATACAAAATTATCCAAACGCCTTCTGAAATGGCAGAAGCTATTAAAAGTCTTAGAGTCAGGGGCGCTCCTTTAATAGGCATTGCTGCTGCTTATGGAGTTGCTCTTGCGGTAAAAAACACTAACAAGAAAGAAGAAATAGAATCTGCAATTAAATTACTGGAAAGTACTCGTCCTACAGCTTATAATCTATTTTATAGTCTAAACAGAGTTAAAAAAGTGTTATCTAAGACAACCGATTTACAAGCTTTTATTGAAGAAGCGGATAAGTTAAAAAATGAGGATGAAGAGACTTGTTTTAAAATAGGAGAATATGGAGTTAGTCTAATCCCGAAAAATGCCAGATGTATGACTCATTGTAATGCAGGCGCTCTTGCTACCGCAGGTATTGGAACTGCGCTTGCACCGATTTATCTTGCAAGAGACGAAATATCCAATGTTTTTGTTCCTGAAACCAGACCCGTTCTACAGGGAGCGAGACTTACGGCGTGGGAATTGACTCGTAATAATATACCTGCAACATTAATATGCGATAGCGCCAGGGGGTATGTGTTGTCAAAGGGAATGGTAGATTTATGTATAGTAGGGGCAGACAGAATCACAAGAAATGGTGATACTGCAAATAAAATCGGGACTTATGCGCTTGCAGTATTGGCAAAGACAAATAATGTTCCTTTTTATGTTGCAGCGCCATATGGAACTATTGATACTTCTATTGAATCCGGAGATAAAATAGATATTGAATTAAGAGGAGAAGAAGAAATAAAAAAGATAAAAGGAGTTGAAATTGCGCCTAAAGAGATAAAAGCGCTTAACCCTGCTTTTGATGTGACTCCTGCAGAATATATAACTGCATTTATAACAGAAAATGGAATACAAAAACCACCATTTGCAACAAACCGTTAA